One window from the genome of Methyloradius palustris encodes:
- the rpe gene encoding ribulose-phosphate 3-epimerase, with protein MAKQFRIAPSILSANFAKLGQEITDVITSGADIVHFDVMDNHYVPNLTIGPLVCEAIRPVTDAIIDVHLMVKPVDRIIPDFAKAGANIITFHPEASDHIDRTLSLVRDQGCKSGLVFNPGTSLSYLDYVMDKVDMILLMSVNPGFGGQKFIPGTLDKLREARKRIDAYTEKTGREIWLEIDGGVNVANIAAIAEAGADTFVAGSAVFGAAKDTDPNRYNTIIASLREQLATVGK; from the coding sequence ATGGCCAAACAATTCAGAATTGCTCCAAGTATTCTTTCCGCTAACTTTGCTAAGCTGGGTCAGGAAATCACCGATGTGATTACTTCTGGCGCGGATATCGTTCACTTTGACGTGATGGATAACCATTACGTTCCCAACCTGACGATTGGTCCTTTGGTCTGTGAAGCGATTCGCCCAGTGACCGATGCGATTATTGACGTGCATCTGATGGTGAAGCCCGTAGACCGCATCATCCCTGACTTTGCCAAGGCAGGCGCTAACATCATCACTTTTCACCCAGAAGCTTCTGACCATATTGACCGCACGCTTTCGCTGGTGCGCGATCAAGGCTGTAAATCTGGCCTGGTGTTTAACCCAGGTACATCATTGAGCTATCTTGATTATGTGATGGATAAAGTGGACATGATTCTTCTGATGTCAGTGAACCCTGGTTTTGGTGGCCAAAAATTCATTCCCGGCACCTTGGATAAGCTGCGCGAAGCACGTAAACGTATTGACGCATATACCGAAAAAACAGGCCGTGAAATCTGGCTTGAGATTGATGGCGGCGTGAATGTGGCTAATATCGCTGCGATTGCTGAAGCTGGTGCCGATACGTTTGTGGCAGGTTCAGCAGTGTTTGGTGCGGCTAAAGACACCGACCCTAACCGCTACAACACGATTATTGCCAGCTTGCGCGAGCAATTGGCAACCGTTGGTAAATAA
- a CDS encoding EAL domain-containing protein: MNQLVLRRLLIIVAVYFITGKAGLLLPSIAPNVTLIWLPSGIAVAVLMRWGYQCWPAIMVGAFLVDGSQSAFAHPWAYVSIAVGSTLSPFITTWILKYFKFSGKLSHIKDIALMAFAGLAGTLVAATIGVASLVSAGIFPQESASQNWLVWWAGDTMGVLLVLPTLLNFSKNKLNQLWRERGKFILSAVLTFLLQLVIFKFVPTVSAQFMLLAFLVLPMVMWVTMRFGLMGASILVLGISIIAISTAANSSGPFSHANPHQTAIELWVFMSTLSLVVLMISALRAEWDAIEQAMLSSEIKLRAVIDGALDAIVTIDENGHLQEFNPAAERIFGYTRDQVIGRPLAEVMIPPAQRHAHAVGHQKFIATGQKSIFNKRLEMNAMRADGSEFPVELTITSVDNIGLPLVTGFIRDITERKQAEQEIRSLAFFDALTGLPNRRLLQDRLEQALISSSRSLQYGAVIFIDLDNFKALNDTRGHALGDLLLIQIAARLSECVRADDTVARLGGDEFVLVLENLSEDLTQSIAQTKQLAEKIQVAINQPYYLQEIEHHHTSSIGICLFQGVEQAAQELLKRSDTAMYQAKSRGRNTFVFFDPQMQAALEKRSRIEAEMRKALVQNEFEVYYQPQVDEQSKIFGAELLIRWLQPEHGLVMPMEFIPLAEETGLIIPIGHWVLRQACEQLRVWQSRPEKQHIMLSVNVSAVQFRQAGFVDEVASLLVETGVSPSLLKLELTESTVLDNIDDTVRKMVALRAIGVRLSMDDFGTGYSSLAYLKQLPFTQVKIDKSFVNDIVEDANDAAIVQAIVAISKSLGINVIAEGVETKAQLELLMQFGCSKFQGYYFAKPAPLDAFEQFFHKTNQAE; the protein is encoded by the coding sequence ATGAACCAATTGGTACTGCGCCGTCTGCTCATCATCGTAGCTGTTTACTTCATTACGGGTAAAGCTGGTTTATTACTCCCGAGTATTGCGCCTAATGTCACCTTAATCTGGTTGCCAAGTGGTATTGCTGTGGCTGTGTTGATGCGTTGGGGTTATCAATGCTGGCCTGCCATTATGGTTGGCGCATTTCTGGTGGATGGCAGCCAATCAGCATTTGCACACCCTTGGGCCTATGTCAGTATTGCCGTGGGCAGTACGTTATCTCCCTTTATCACAACTTGGATACTCAAGTACTTTAAATTCTCAGGCAAGCTAAGCCATATCAAAGATATTGCCTTGATGGCTTTTGCAGGGCTGGCCGGCACTTTAGTCGCGGCAACTATCGGTGTGGCAAGTCTGGTATCTGCTGGAATATTTCCTCAAGAGAGCGCTTCCCAGAATTGGTTAGTATGGTGGGCTGGCGACACGATGGGTGTATTGCTGGTACTGCCCACGTTGCTAAATTTCTCCAAAAATAAACTCAATCAGCTATGGCGAGAGCGTGGAAAATTCATACTCTCGGCTGTGCTCACTTTTCTGCTGCAACTTGTTATTTTTAAGTTCGTGCCTACGGTGTCAGCGCAGTTCATGTTGCTCGCTTTCTTGGTACTACCAATGGTGATGTGGGTCACGATGCGGTTTGGCTTGATGGGTGCAAGCATCCTTGTGCTTGGCATTTCCATTATCGCCATCAGCACTGCGGCCAATTCCAGCGGTCCTTTTTCGCATGCGAACCCGCATCAGACAGCGATTGAGCTTTGGGTCTTTATGAGCACTTTATCGCTGGTGGTGCTCATGATTTCTGCGCTACGCGCAGAGTGGGATGCCATCGAGCAAGCCATGCTCAGCAGTGAAATTAAGCTAAGAGCGGTGATTGATGGGGCGCTGGATGCCATTGTCACAATAGATGAAAACGGGCATTTGCAGGAGTTCAACCCCGCAGCTGAACGTATCTTTGGATATACACGTGACCAGGTGATTGGCCGGCCACTTGCCGAAGTGATGATCCCTCCTGCCCAGCGACATGCACACGCAGTAGGGCACCAGAAATTTATCGCTACTGGGCAAAAATCTATTTTCAATAAACGCCTGGAAATGAATGCTATGCGTGCAGATGGTAGTGAGTTCCCCGTCGAGCTCACCATTACTTCTGTGGATAACATTGGTTTGCCGTTGGTCACAGGCTTTATCCGCGACATCACCGAGCGAAAACAGGCTGAGCAGGAAATTCGCAGCCTTGCCTTTTTTGACGCATTAACGGGCCTGCCTAATCGTCGATTATTGCAAGACAGGCTAGAGCAGGCGCTCATCAGCAGCAGCCGATCATTACAGTATGGTGCGGTTATTTTCATCGATCTGGATAATTTCAAGGCGCTCAACGACACTCGCGGCCATGCGCTTGGCGATCTGTTACTCATTCAGATTGCAGCGCGCTTGAGTGAATGTGTGCGTGCCGATGATACTGTGGCGCGTTTGGGTGGTGATGAGTTTGTATTGGTGCTGGAAAATCTCAGCGAGGATTTAACGCAATCCATTGCGCAGACAAAACAGCTTGCAGAGAAAATACAAGTCGCCATCAACCAGCCCTATTATTTACAAGAGATTGAACATCACCATACTTCCAGTATCGGTATCTGCCTGTTTCAAGGGGTGGAGCAGGCAGCGCAAGAATTATTGAAGCGCTCCGATACTGCGATGTACCAAGCAAAAAGCCGTGGACGTAATACTTTTGTATTTTTTGATCCACAGATGCAGGCCGCGCTGGAAAAACGTAGCCGTATTGAAGCTGAAATGCGCAAGGCATTGGTTCAAAACGAGTTTGAGGTCTACTACCAGCCGCAAGTAGATGAGCAGTCTAAAATCTTCGGTGCTGAATTGCTCATCCGCTGGCTACAGCCAGAGCATGGGCTGGTGATGCCGATGGAGTTTATCCCACTGGCGGAAGAAACTGGCCTGATTATCCCTATCGGTCATTGGGTGCTACGGCAAGCCTGTGAACAGCTCAGGGTTTGGCAGAGCCGACCAGAAAAACAACATATCATGCTCTCGGTAAATGTGAGCGCGGTGCAATTCCGTCAAGCTGGGTTCGTTGACGAAGTGGCTAGCTTATTGGTGGAAACGGGCGTATCGCCCTCTTTACTCAAGCTAGAGCTCACCGAAAGTACCGTGCTCGATAATATCGATGATACCGTTCGCAAAATGGTTGCGCTTCGAGCGATTGGTGTCCGCCTGTCTATGGATGACTTCGGTACTGGCTACTCGTCACTTGCCTACTTGAAACAATTGCCATTTACCCAAGTAAAAATAGATAAATCATTTGTAAACGATATTGTGGAGGATGCTAATGATGCTGCGATTGTTCAGGCCATCGTCGCTATCAGTAAAAGCTTGGGGATTAATGTGATTGCCGAAGGCGTCGAAACCAAGGCTCAACTTGAATTGTTGATGCAATTCGGTTGTTCTAAATTTCAAGGATATTATTTTGCTAAACCTGCGCCACTGGATGCGTTTGAACAGTTTTTTCATAAGACTAATCAAGCTGAGTAA
- a CDS encoding DUF2127 domain-containing protein, with translation MNKPNLKQSSLRSVALFEGAKGLLVLLTTLALFRYIHADWQAMADKIVRHFHLDPTGKYPHILLTMAANITQPKILALGAGAIAYVAIRFAEAYGLWHNRRWAIILGIVSSGIYLPFEINELIARQSLLSMLILTLNIVVIIVLWLGRPKKL, from the coding sequence ATGAATAAACCCAATCTCAAGCAATCTAGCCTGCGTAGTGTTGCCCTGTTTGAGGGCGCCAAAGGCTTGCTGGTGTTGCTCACCACCTTGGCGCTGTTTCGCTATATTCATGCAGACTGGCAAGCGATGGCGGATAAAATTGTCCGCCACTTTCATCTGGACCCAACAGGAAAATACCCCCACATTCTGCTAACCATGGCAGCCAACATCACGCAGCCCAAGATACTCGCCTTGGGCGCAGGCGCTATTGCGTATGTAGCCATCCGCTTCGCTGAAGCTTATGGCCTGTGGCACAACCGCCGCTGGGCGATTATTCTGGGCATTGTCAGCTCTGGCATTTACCTGCCATTTGAAATCAACGAATTGATCGCACGCCAGAGCTTACTCAGCATGCTGATATTAACGCTCAACATTGTTGTTATCATCGTGCTCTGGCTGGGCAGGCCTAAAAAGCTTTAA
- the trpE gene encoding anthranilate synthase component I, translated as MLHTLSKQEFEAFAGQGFNRIPLVVETFADLDTPLSLYLKLANQPFSYLLESVQGGERFGRYSIIGLPAKTRIVAYRRDVQVITDGEVVETVKDTNPLDFVKSYQVRFKTPPYQGLPRFTGGLAGYFGYETIRYIEKRLAHVQKPDAINVPDILLMVSEELAVVDNLSGKLYFIVYADPAISGAYEKALQRLQSLIQKLRQSVSIPEAPAMTTAQASSEFGEDNFKAAVKKAQDYIIEGDIMQVVLSQRMAQAFPAPPLSLYRALRSLNPSPYMFYYDMGDHHVVGASPEILVRLENNTVTARPIAGTRPRGATREQDIALAEELLADPKELAEHVQLMDLGRNDVGRVAQTGSVKVTDHMTIERYSHVMHIVSNVEGKLKPGMQAIDVLKATFPAGTVSGAPKVRAMEIIDELEPSKRGIYAGAVGYLGFNGDMDLAIAIRTAVIKDGMLYSQAGAGIVADSVPQSEWTETQNKARAVLRAAEMVLAGLDNHGV; from the coding sequence ATGCTGCACACATTAAGTAAACAAGAGTTTGAAGCCTTCGCGGGTCAAGGTTTCAACCGCATTCCGCTGGTGGTCGAGACCTTTGCGGATCTCGATACACCGCTTTCGTTATATCTCAAACTTGCGAATCAACCGTTTTCTTACCTGCTTGAATCAGTACAAGGCGGCGAGCGCTTCGGGCGCTACTCTATTATTGGCTTGCCTGCTAAAACCCGCATTGTTGCTTATAGACGCGATGTACAGGTCATCACTGATGGTGAAGTGGTTGAAACGGTTAAAGATACCAACCCGCTAGATTTCGTTAAAAGTTACCAGGTACGCTTTAAAACACCGCCTTATCAAGGCCTTCCAAGATTTACTGGCGGTTTGGCGGGCTATTTTGGCTATGAGACGATTCGCTACATAGAAAAGCGTTTGGCGCATGTGCAAAAGCCAGATGCGATCAATGTGCCCGACATTTTGCTCATGGTCTCTGAAGAACTCGCAGTTGTAGATAATCTCTCGGGCAAGCTGTATTTCATCGTTTATGCCGACCCTGCAATATCTGGCGCTTATGAAAAAGCGCTGCAACGCTTACAGTCGCTGATTCAAAAACTCAGGCAGTCGGTATCTATTCCTGAAGCGCCAGCAATGACAACTGCGCAAGCCAGCTCAGAGTTTGGTGAAGATAACTTCAAGGCTGCCGTCAAAAAAGCGCAGGATTACATTATAGAAGGCGACATCATGCAGGTGGTGCTGTCGCAGCGCATGGCGCAGGCTTTCCCTGCGCCACCTCTTTCTTTGTATCGCGCCCTCCGCAGCCTCAATCCTTCGCCCTACATGTTCTATTATGATATGGGCGACCACCATGTAGTGGGTGCTTCACCAGAGATTCTGGTGCGTCTGGAAAACAATACCGTCACCGCCAGGCCGATTGCCGGCACTCGACCACGCGGCGCAACACGTGAGCAGGATATTGCACTGGCAGAAGAATTGCTTGCTGACCCTAAAGAGCTTGCAGAGCATGTACAGCTCATGGATTTAGGCCGTAACGATGTGGGTCGCGTAGCGCAAACTGGTTCAGTGAAGGTGACTGACCACATGACCATAGAGCGCTATTCGCATGTGATGCACATCGTTTCAAATGTAGAAGGCAAGCTGAAGCCAGGTATGCAGGCAATTGACGTATTGAAAGCCACATTCCCTGCAGGTACAGTGAGTGGTGCACCCAAAGTGCGCGCGATGGAAATTATCGATGAGCTGGAACCTAGCAAGCGTGGCATTTACGCAGGTGCTGTGGGTTATTTGGGATTTAATGGCGATATGGACTTGGCGATTGCCATCCGTACCGCTGTGATTAAAGACGGTATGCTGTATTCACAAGCTGGGGCAGGCATCGTCGCTGACTCAGTGCCGCAGAGTGAATGGACTGAAACGCAAAACAAGGCACGCGCCGTATTGCGTGCGGCAGAAATGGTACTTGCTGGGCTTGATAACCATGGAGTGTAA
- the trpD gene encoding anthranilate phosphoribosyltransferase — MEMTAKAALHQLIQHQNFSHEQMLSIMRQVMAGEYTPAQIAGLLMGLRVKVETVDEIAAAAQVMRELSTKVQVVDDVHLIDTCGTGGAAHKAFNVSTCCAFVAAGAGARIAKHGNRAASSKTGSADVLEALGVNIQLTPEQVAKCIDEIGIGFMFAPNHHSAMKYAGPVRKELGVRTLFNLLGPLTNPAGAKRQVMGVFHKDLVPLLAQTLKRLGSEHVMVVHSADDMDEISFSGDTYVAELKNGTVSEYTLNPKQFGMAIHALDSIHVESAEESRQVILRVLNGEQGAARDIVLLNAGAAIYVSGVADSLEVGIQKAADSIDSGVALAKLNSLIEVSHR; from the coding sequence ATGGAAATGACTGCCAAAGCTGCGTTACACCAGCTGATCCAGCACCAGAATTTTAGCCATGAACAAATGCTCAGCATCATGCGGCAAGTAATGGCAGGTGAATACACGCCCGCGCAAATTGCAGGTTTACTGATGGGCTTGCGCGTTAAAGTGGAAACGGTGGATGAAATTGCTGCTGCAGCGCAAGTCATGCGCGAGCTTTCGACCAAAGTGCAGGTGGTTGATGATGTTCACTTGATTGATACCTGCGGTACAGGCGGTGCAGCGCACAAAGCGTTTAATGTTTCTACCTGCTGTGCCTTTGTGGCCGCAGGCGCGGGTGCCAGAATTGCCAAACATGGCAATCGTGCGGCTTCGTCAAAAACAGGTAGTGCAGATGTGCTTGAGGCGCTCGGCGTCAATATTCAACTGACCCCAGAACAAGTTGCAAAGTGTATTGACGAGATTGGCATTGGCTTCATGTTTGCGCCTAACCACCATAGCGCGATGAAATATGCCGGACCTGTCAGAAAAGAACTGGGTGTGCGTACTCTATTTAACCTGCTTGGCCCGCTGACCAACCCTGCGGGCGCTAAAAGGCAGGTGATGGGCGTGTTCCACAAAGATCTAGTGCCATTGCTGGCACAAACTTTAAAGCGTCTTGGCAGCGAACATGTGATGGTCGTACACAGCGCCGATGATATGGATGAAATCTCTTTTTCTGGCGACACTTATGTGGCTGAACTGAAAAATGGCACCGTGTCTGAATACACCTTGAACCCAAAGCAGTTCGGCATGGCGATACATGCTTTAGATAGCATTCATGTAGAAAGCGCCGAAGAGTCCAGACAAGTGATATTGCGTGTATTAAATGGTGAGCAGGGCGCTGCGCGGGATATTGTGTTGTTGAACGCAGGGGCTGCGATATATGTGTCAGGGGTTGCCGATAGTTTAGAAGTGGGTATTCAAAAAGCGGCTGATTCTATTGATTCAGGCGTTGCCCTGGCTAAGCTGAATA
- a CDS encoding anthranilate synthase component II: protein MLLMIDNYDSFTYNLVQYLGELGQDVEVYRNDEIDLAKVAELNPRHIVISPGPCTPNEAGISVPLINEFAGKIPLLGVCLGHQSIGQAFGGKIVHAKQLMHGKTSQIHHSNVGVFKDLPNPYTATRYHSLVIERESIPDCLEITAWTEDGEIMGVRHKTLAIEGVQFHPESILTEYGHELLENFIKAY from the coding sequence ATGTTGCTGATGATTGATAACTACGACTCCTTCACCTATAACTTGGTGCAATACCTCGGTGAGTTGGGTCAAGACGTAGAGGTTTACCGTAACGACGAGATTGATTTGGCCAAAGTGGCCGAATTAAACCCGCGCCATATTGTGATTTCCCCCGGCCCTTGCACGCCAAACGAAGCGGGTATTTCCGTGCCACTGATTAACGAGTTTGCTGGCAAGATTCCTTTGCTCGGTGTTTGTCTCGGCCATCAAAGTATCGGCCAGGCATTCGGCGGCAAGATCGTACATGCCAAGCAATTGATGCATGGCAAAACGTCGCAGATTCACCACAGTAACGTGGGGGTATTCAAAGACTTACCTAACCCCTACACCGCCACGCGCTACCACTCATTGGTGATTGAGCGTGAAAGCATCCCGGATTGCCTTGAGATTACGGCTTGGACGGAAGACGGCGAGATCATGGGCGTGCGTCATAAAACGCTAGCAATTGAAGGTGTGCAATTCCATCCAGAATCCATTTTGACGGAATATGGTCACGAGCTCCTTGAGAATTTTATCAAGGCTTATTAA
- the prfA gene encoding peptide chain release factor 1 produces the protein MKPSMTKKLATLSERLDELNRLLSSEDATNDMDNYRKISREHSEITPIVEQFRAFQLGEADIAEAQKMLADPEMKEFAQEEIETGKAKLEAIEDELQKLLLPKDPNDERNLFLEIRAGTGGDESALFAGDLFRMYSRYAERQRWKVEIVSASDSEVGGYKEIIAKVEGFGAYSKLKFESGGHRVQRVPDTETQGRIHTSACTVAVLPEADEVSDVVINPADIRIDTYRASGAGGQHINKTDSAVRITHLPTGIVVECQDDRSQHKNKAQAMSVLAARIKAAQVNEQNSKIASERKSLIGSGDRSERIRTYNYPQGRITDHRINLTLYKIDAITEGDMDELIGALAAEHQADLLASLGEDN, from the coding sequence ATGAAACCATCAATGACCAAAAAGCTCGCCACGCTTAGCGAGCGGCTGGATGAGTTGAACCGCCTGTTAAGTAGCGAAGATGCCACCAATGACATGGATAACTACCGCAAAATCTCGCGCGAGCACTCTGAAATTACGCCGATTGTTGAGCAGTTTCGCGCGTTCCAGCTAGGTGAAGCTGATATTGCTGAAGCGCAAAAAATGCTAGCCGACCCTGAAATGAAAGAGTTCGCCCAGGAAGAAATAGAGACTGGCAAAGCCAAACTTGAAGCCATTGAAGACGAGCTGCAGAAACTTCTACTGCCTAAAGACCCGAATGATGAACGTAACCTGTTCCTGGAAATCCGCGCGGGTACTGGTGGTGATGAATCCGCACTATTTGCAGGCGACCTGTTCCGTATGTATTCAAGATACGCCGAGCGCCAGCGCTGGAAGGTAGAAATCGTTTCTGCCAGCGATTCTGAAGTAGGCGGCTATAAAGAAATCATCGCCAAAGTTGAAGGTTTTGGCGCGTATTCGAAATTGAAATTCGAATCGGGTGGCCACCGCGTACAACGCGTGCCAGACACTGAAACCCAGGGGCGCATCCACACTTCTGCCTGCACCGTTGCGGTGTTGCCAGAGGCCGATGAAGTTAGCGATGTTGTGATTAACCCGGCCGACATCCGCATTGATACCTATCGTGCATCAGGCGCAGGTGGGCAGCACATTAACAAGACGGATTCCGCGGTGCGCATCACGCACTTGCCCACTGGCATTGTGGTTGAGTGCCAGGATGACCGTTCGCAACACAAGAATAAAGCGCAGGCGATGAGTGTTCTGGCAGCACGCATCAAGGCCGCGCAGGTAAATGAGCAGAACTCAAAAATCGCCAGTGAGCGTAAATCACTGATTGGCTCTGGCGACCGCTCCGAGCGCATTCGCACCTACAACTATCCACAAGGCCGCATTACGGATCACCGTATCAACCTCACGCTATACAAGATTGATGCGATTACCGAAGGCGATATGGATGAGCTGATAGGCGCGCTGGCAGCTGAGCACCAAGCCGATTTGCTGGCAAGCTTGGGCGAAGATAATTAG
- the prmC gene encoding peptide chain release factor N(5)-glutamine methyltransferase codes for MQPTLRQAVLQAQQQLVSTLQIEPSTARIEAIALLNHVMHQSSRAWFLAHENDALQANNHAEFQALLTRRLGGEPIAYILGMREFYGLKLKVTPDTLIPRPDTETLVETALAKIPKHQPYKILDLGTGTGAITLAIASQRPKTSVTAVDASEAALSVAIENAATLNIKNVSFLLSNWFADLQNQRFDLIVSNPPYIESNDAHLGQGDLRFEPLSALESGADGLDDIRSIIQAASEHLNPNGWLMLEHGYNQASEVAHLLHQAGFCDVSHAYDIAGIARVSIGMSTS; via the coding sequence ATGCAACCGACTTTGCGGCAGGCGGTTCTGCAAGCTCAACAACAGCTTGTGAGCACACTACAAATTGAGCCTTCAACTGCACGCATTGAAGCCATCGCCCTGCTCAACCATGTCATGCACCAATCATCGCGCGCATGGTTTTTAGCGCATGAGAACGATGCTCTGCAAGCCAATAACCATGCGGAGTTTCAGGCACTGCTTACACGCCGTTTAGGCGGAGAACCCATTGCCTACATTTTGGGTATGCGTGAGTTTTATGGGTTGAAACTGAAAGTCACGCCAGACACTTTGATTCCGCGGCCAGACACTGAAACACTGGTAGAAACTGCATTAGCGAAAATCCCCAAGCACCAACCTTATAAGATTCTTGATTTAGGCACAGGTACAGGCGCAATAACCCTGGCGATTGCCAGTCAGCGTCCCAAGACTTCAGTCACTGCAGTAGATGCATCAGAGGCCGCTTTAAGTGTTGCAATCGAAAACGCTGCAACGCTTAACATCAAAAATGTCAGCTTTTTATTAAGTAATTGGTTTGCAGATTTGCAAAATCAACGTTTCGACTTAATTGTGAGCAACCCACCTTACATCGAAAGCAATGATGCACACCTAGGACAAGGTGATCTGCGGTTTGAACCCTTATCTGCATTGGAGTCTGGCGCAGATGGGTTGGATGATATTCGCAGTATTATCCAAGCAGCCTCAGAACACCTGAACCCAAACGGCTGGTTGATGCTTGAGCATGGCTACAACCAAGCATCAGAGGTCGCTCATTTATTACATCAGGCAGGATTTTGTGATGTCAGCCATGCATACGATATTGCAGGAATTGCCCGAGTATCAATAGGCATGAGCACTTCATAG
- the hemA gene encoding glutamyl-tRNA reductase, with translation MHLFTVGVNHTTAPIDIRENVAFQNEKLGHALRDLSMHGIHEAAILSTCNRTEIYCNTEDPQKALQWLGNYHQLQPQNIQPYMYTLPSQDAVKHAFRVASGLDSMVLGEPQILGQMKQAVKIAESAGTLGTLLHKLFQRTFAVAKEVRSNTEIGANSLSMAAASVKLAQRIFGDLQRQKVLFIGAGEMVELCAEHFATQKPASMTIANRTLERAQDLAQRIGGNAILLADLPDRLSEFDIVITSTASTLPIVGLGMVERAIRARKHKPMFIVDLAVPRDVETEAGELDDVFLYTVDDLATVVQEGLVNRQEAAIQAEGIIELRVDHFMQWLKTRDAVPTIRALRDQAENLRVNELEKAQKLLARGEDPAAVLEALSNALTNKLLHGPSHALNNTVGDEHAQLESLLRQLYQLNHQ, from the coding sequence ATGCATCTATTCACTGTTGGTGTAAATCACACCACCGCCCCGATTGATATTCGCGAAAACGTCGCCTTCCAGAACGAAAAACTGGGGCATGCGCTTCGCGATTTATCTATGCACGGCATTCATGAAGCGGCGATTCTTTCGACCTGCAACCGCACCGAGATTTACTGTAATACCGAAGACCCGCAAAAAGCCTTGCAGTGGCTGGGCAATTATCACCAGCTTCAGCCGCAGAATATCCAGCCTTATATGTACACCTTGCCCAGCCAGGACGCCGTGAAACATGCATTCCGCGTGGCTTCTGGCCTTGATTCCATGGTGCTCGGCGAGCCACAGATTCTCGGGCAGATGAAACAGGCAGTCAAAATCGCCGAAAGTGCAGGCACACTGGGTACGCTGCTGCATAAGCTGTTCCAGCGCACCTTTGCGGTGGCGAAAGAAGTGCGCTCCAACACCGAGATTGGCGCCAACTCGCTATCGATGGCAGCGGCTTCAGTAAAGCTGGCACAACGTATTTTTGGTGATTTGCAAAGACAAAAAGTATTGTTTATCGGTGCTGGCGAAATGGTTGAATTGTGCGCAGAACATTTCGCCACGCAAAAACCTGCCTCCATGACCATTGCCAACCGCACCCTTGAACGTGCGCAAGATTTAGCACAACGCATTGGTGGCAATGCCATTTTGCTGGCTGACTTGCCAGATCGATTAAGCGAATTCGATATTGTCATCACATCCACTGCCAGTACACTGCCAATCGTCGGCCTCGGCATGGTGGAACGCGCAATCCGCGCACGCAAACACAAGCCTATGTTCATTGTTGATCTCGCCGTACCACGCGATGTAGAGACTGAAGCCGGCGAGCTGGATGATGTGTTTCTATATACGGTAGATGACTTGGCCACCGTCGTTCAAGAAGGCCTCGTGAATAGGCAGGAAGCAGCCATACAGGCAGAGGGCATTATCGAACTTCGTGTTGACCATTTCATGCAATGGCTCAAAACCCGCGATGCGGTGCCAACCATCCGCGCCCTGCGTGATCAGGCAGAAAATCTAAGGGTGAATGAGCTTGAGAAAGCGCAAAAACTACTGGCACGTGGTGAAGACCCTGCTGCGGTATTAGAAGCGCTCAGTAACGCCCTGACCAACAAACTATTGCACGGCCCAAGCCACGCGCTAAACAACACCGTTGGCGATGAACATGCGCAACTAGAGTCACTATTGCGCCAGCTATATCAGCTTAACCATCAGTAG